One genomic region from Zalophus californianus isolate mZalCal1 chromosome 2, mZalCal1.pri.v2, whole genome shotgun sequence encodes:
- the LOC113924822 gene encoding HIG1 domain family member 2A-like, which yields MAAPGPVTPGALFEPAQPPVIEGFSPSIYSTQESFKEKFLRKTRENPMVPIGCLGTAAALTYGLYCFHRGQSHHSQLMVHTRIAAQGFTVAAILLGLAASAMKSRS from the coding sequence ATGGCGGCTCCTGGTCCCGTGACTCCCGGGGCACTCTTTGAACCAGCACAGCCCCCAGTCATTGAGGGCTTTAGCCCCAGTATCTACAGCACTCAAGAAAGCTTCAAGGAAAAATTTCTTCGCAAGACCCGCGAGAACCCAATGGTACCCATAGGCTGCCTGGGCACGGCGGCCGCCCTAACCTACGGCCTCTACTGCTTCCATCGGGGTCAGAGCCACCATTCTCAGCTCATGGTGCACACCCGGATCGCTGCCCAGGGCTTCACGGTCGCAGCCATCTTGCTGGGTTTGGCTGCGTCTGCTATGAAGTCTCGATCCTGA